A genome region from Coprococcus phoceensis includes the following:
- a CDS encoding tetratricopeptide repeat protein codes for MEREYEVIRLIQQNASCHIITDCVLGTMLPEYLEEHGMIAKEQLFSYLCQMIKQLGYLQDVRDAKPYRYITPFCMIIKKNGELMLLDLNAKGNQHIVNQMGRGEIRDGFLKKGNSYEAMYSIGKTMQFILAKAIIEPKLTKYEESKLKKIISKCLSDNVKQQYQKISEILFDFPQLKYKKTNKNKKIKWIIVGTIVLLGGGVSMFLSDEMEEKRPEAIIDQKKVDFLEIGRTYFLEMEDYRKSMQMFECAEGEIESAENYKELSAYMLGESRKSEEEMESILSEIEESQKGELVENRMLFRVWAKIEGTVSLEARIRLGEKILSTHEKWKENDVDQRIENEVRTVLAEAYEKTGKEELALEQYRKVSQWNQTEELYRSMVRIAQNIDEQEALRLCEEGIAANPKSKELRIQLIQIQCKDNVTTKEMCEESIRKILEECPELAEEETFRKLQEECGITIEGEVIWVEK; via the coding sequence TTGGAAAGAGAATACGAGGTGATCCGTTTGATTCAGCAGAATGCTTCTTGCCATATTATTACGGACTGTGTTTTAGGAACAATGTTACCTGAATATCTGGAGGAGCATGGAATGATAGCAAAAGAGCAGCTATTCTCCTACTTATGTCAGATGATCAAACAGCTTGGATATTTACAAGATGTCAGAGATGCAAAGCCGTATCGCTATATCACTCCGTTTTGCATGATTATTAAGAAAAATGGGGAGTTGATGTTGTTGGATCTCAATGCAAAAGGAAATCAGCATATCGTGAATCAAATGGGAAGAGGAGAAATTCGGGATGGATTTTTAAAAAAGGGAAATTCCTATGAGGCAATGTATTCAATTGGAAAAACGATGCAGTTTATTTTGGCAAAAGCAATCATAGAGCCAAAGCTTACAAAGTATGAAGAGAGTAAGTTGAAAAAAATCATTTCAAAATGTCTGTCAGACAACGTAAAACAACAATATCAAAAAATTTCTGAAATTCTTTTTGATTTTCCACAATTAAAATATAAAAAAACAAATAAAAACAAAAAAATAAAATGGATTATAGTTGGAACAATTGTGCTTTTGGGTGGCGGTGTGAGTATGTTTCTAAGTGATGAAATGGAGGAAAAGAGACCAGAAGCGATTATTGACCAGAAAAAGGTAGATTTCTTGGAGATTGGCAGAACTTATTTTTTAGAGATGGAGGACTATAGGAAGAGTATGCAAATGTTTGAATGTGCAGAAGGTGAGATAGAGTCTGCGGAAAACTATAAGGAACTGTCGGCATATATGCTTGGAGAGAGTCGAAAAAGTGAGGAGGAGATGGAGTCGATATTATCAGAGATAGAAGAAAGTCAGAAAGGCGAGTTGGTGGAAAATAGAATGCTTTTTCGTGTGTGGGCAAAGATAGAAGGTACGGTCTCACTGGAAGCAAGAATCAGATTGGGGGAAAAGATATTATCGACACATGAAAAATGGAAAGAAAATGATGTGGATCAGAGGATAGAAAATGAAGTTCGAACCGTATTGGCGGAAGCATATGAAAAAACAGGAAAGGAAGAGTTGGCGTTAGAACAGTATAGGAAGGTAAGTCAATGGAATCAAACAGAAGAACTCTACCGTTCTATGGTAAGAATTGCACAAAATATTGATGAACAAGAGGCGTTGCGGCTGTGTGAAGAGGGGATAGCGGCAAATCCCAAATCAAAAGAGCTTCGTATTCAATTGATACAGATACAGTGTAAGGATAACGTGACAACAAAAGAGATGTGTGAGGAAAGTATAAGAAAAATATTGGAGGAATGTCCGGAATTAGCTGAGGAGGAAACGTTTCGAAAACTGCAGGAAGAATGTGGAATAACGATTGAAGGAGAGGTTATATGGGTAGAAAAATAG
- a CDS encoding DUF4317 domain-containing protein, which yields MNKKEVLELRKQFKPEDCSITRICGCYVDGEKEIKSQTKDAFLSLPEEEIFKYLNIFKQTLSGTIGKNLLNMEFPLEQELSGGTQEFLLQLRDSKLQDDMLIEEFYQKIIENYNYGENYYIILIHVAYDIPGKSTDGTEMFDASDEVFEYVLCSICPVHLSKEGLCYNPETNHVENRIRDWIVEPPVKGFLFPVFNDRSTDIHGVLYYSKKPEDLQPEFIENALGCTFPMSAGSQKDTFHAVVMNTLGEECDYTVVKNIHDNLNEMIEETKDAPEVPVLTKPEVKRLLAKSGVADEKIETFDNNFDTIAGEEASFLATNIAETRKFSIETPDVSIKVNPDRTDLVETKMIDGKQCLVIEINDQVEVNGVPVRTLPIGTVE from the coding sequence ATGAATAAAAAAGAAGTATTAGAACTTAGAAAGCAGTTCAAACCCGAAGACTGCTCTATCACCCGAATCTGCGGCTGCTATGTAGATGGGGAAAAAGAAATTAAATCACAGACGAAAGATGCCTTTTTGTCCCTTCCGGAAGAAGAAATTTTCAAGTATCTCAATATCTTTAAACAGACACTCTCCGGAACAATCGGAAAAAATCTGCTGAACATGGAATTTCCACTGGAACAAGAACTCTCCGGTGGAACACAGGAATTTCTTTTGCAGCTTCGCGACAGTAAACTGCAAGATGATATGCTCATCGAAGAATTTTATCAAAAGATTATTGAAAATTACAATTATGGAGAGAATTACTACATTATTCTCATCCACGTTGCCTATGACATTCCAGGAAAATCTACTGATGGAACTGAGATGTTCGATGCTTCAGATGAAGTTTTTGAATATGTGCTTTGCAGTATCTGTCCGGTTCACCTTTCCAAAGAAGGACTTTGCTACAATCCTGAGACGAACCATGTCGAAAACCGGATTCGTGACTGGATTGTCGAACCACCGGTAAAAGGATTCTTATTCCCTGTATTCAATGACAGAAGCACTGATATTCATGGGGTATTGTACTACTCAAAAAAGCCAGAAGATTTACAACCTGAATTTATCGAAAACGCCCTCGGGTGTACCTTCCCAATGTCAGCAGGCAGTCAAAAAGATACCTTCCATGCCGTTGTGATGAATACACTTGGCGAAGAGTGCGATTATACGGTTGTTAAAAATATTCATGATAACTTAAATGAGATGATCGAAGAGACCAAAGATGCTCCGGAAGTGCCTGTACTTACGAAACCCGAAGTAAAACGCCTCCTTGCAAAAAGCGGTGTTGCAGATGAAAAAATTGAAACATTTGATAATAATTTTGACACCATAGCAGGCGAAGAAGCATCTTTTTTGGCAACGAATATTGCTGAGACCAGAAAATTCAGTATTGAAACACCTGATGTTTCCATCAAAGTCAATCCAGACCGCACCGATCTTGTGGAGACAAAAATGATCGATGGAAAACAATGCCTCGTCATTGAAATCAACGATCAGGTAGAAGTCAACGGTGTTCCTGTCCGCACTTTGCCAATTGGCACAGTAGAATAA
- the rbr gene encoding rubrerythrin: MASQLKNSKTKENLMKAFAGESQARNRYTFAAEEARKEGLYAVSQIFLFTAEQERAHAERFYELLKEMAGETIEICGGYPVDKQDSTEELLYAAQHNEYEEADDVYQSFGDVAKEEGFMEVASAFYQIAKIEKIHGDRFGKLAELLKTGAYFECQEGEKWMCLNCGHIHSGLKVPGVCPVCRHERGYFIPVSLAPYLMECE, translated from the coding sequence ATGGCGTCTCAGTTAAAGAACAGTAAAACAAAAGAAAACTTGATGAAGGCATTTGCAGGAGAAAGTCAGGCAAGAAATCGTTATACTTTTGCGGCAGAGGAAGCAAGAAAAGAGGGCTTGTATGCGGTGAGTCAAATATTTTTATTTACGGCAGAACAGGAGCGGGCTCATGCAGAGCGATTTTATGAATTGTTAAAAGAGATGGCAGGAGAAACGATTGAAATCTGTGGTGGATATCCGGTTGATAAGCAGGATTCGACTGAAGAACTACTTTATGCGGCACAGCACAATGAATATGAAGAGGCGGATGATGTGTATCAGTCTTTTGGTGACGTGGCAAAAGAAGAAGGATTTATGGAAGTTGCATCCGCTTTTTATCAGATTGCGAAAATAGAGAAGATTCATGGAGACAGATTCGGAAAACTGGCGGAACTGTTAAAGACAGGAGCATATTTTGAGTGTCAAGAAGGTGAAAAATGGATGTGCTTAAATTGTGGGCATATTCATAGTGGATTGAAAGTACCGGGAGTATGTCCCGTATGCAGACATGAAAGAGGTTACTTTATTCCTGTAAGCCTTGCACCATATCTGATGGAATGTGAATAA
- a CDS encoding glycosyltransferase family 2 protein → MKYISFAIPCYNSESYMEHAIESILKGGEDVEIIIVNDGSMDGTSEIAKQYERKYPTIVKAIDKENGGHGDAVNTGLKHATGLYFKVVDSDDWVDEGALEKILSVLHELVEKQTLIDMLVSNYVYEKVGAKHKKVIHYRNVMPQDRIITWKEMGHFRLAQYILMHSVIYRTELLKMCKLELPKHTFYVDNIYVYYPLPHVKTFYYLDVNFYRYFIGREDQSVNEKNMIKRIDQQIFVTKTMIDMYSLRKIPNKKLRNYMTNYLAIMMTVSSIICIRSKSQENLDKKKELWEYLKKKDHRVYWKIRHGILGETINLPGKSGRKISSMAYTVANQIIGFN, encoded by the coding sequence ATGAAGTATATATCATTTGCGATTCCCTGCTATAATTCAGAAAGCTATATGGAACATGCAATAGAGTCGATTTTAAAAGGCGGCGAAGATGTAGAGATTATTATTGTAAATGATGGATCGATGGACGGGACATCAGAGATTGCAAAACAGTATGAAAGAAAGTATCCGACGATTGTAAAAGCAATCGATAAAGAAAACGGAGGACATGGAGATGCGGTAAATACAGGATTGAAGCATGCTACCGGACTTTATTTTAAAGTAGTGGACAGCGATGACTGGGTAGATGAAGGGGCATTGGAAAAGATTTTAAGTGTATTACACGAACTGGTTGAAAAGCAGACGTTAATTGATATGCTTGTCTCCAATTATGTGTATGAAAAAGTAGGAGCAAAACATAAGAAGGTGATTCATTACCGGAATGTGATGCCGCAAGATCGAATTATCACATGGAAAGAGATGGGACATTTCCGTCTCGCTCAATATATTTTGATGCATTCAGTCATTTATCGGACGGAGCTTTTGAAGATGTGTAAGCTGGAGCTGCCCAAACACACTTTTTATGTAGATAATATTTATGTTTATTATCCGTTGCCGCATGTGAAAACATTCTATTATCTGGATGTGAATTTTTATCGTTATTTCATTGGGCGGGAGGATCAGTCGGTAAATGAGAAAAACATGATCAAGCGCATTGACCAGCAGATATTTGTTACCAAAACAATGATTGATATGTATTCTCTAAGAAAAATTCCAAATAAAAAGCTTCGGAATTATATGACAAATTATTTGGCGATTATGATGACGGTTTCCTCTATTATATGTATTCGATCTAAGAGCCAGGAAAATCTTGATAAAAAGAAAGAACTGTGGGAATATCTGAAAAAGAAAGACCATCGAGTATATTGGAAGATAAGACATGGCATTTTGGGAGAGACTATTAACTTGCCGGGAAAATCAGGAAGAAAGATATCCTCTATGGCATATACAGTTGCAAATCAGATTATAGGTTTTAATTGA
- a CDS encoding glycerol-3-phosphate responsive antiterminator: MNQQFYDAMEESPVIAAVKDFEGLEKCCRIEEIRVVFILFGDVCNIDEIVRKVREKGKIAMVHIDLISGLGSKEIAVDFIKKHTEANGIISTKPLLVKRAKELGLYTILRFFIIDSMAFENISKQCHLVKADFIEILPGVMPKIIKKICKMGNIPVIAGGLVMDKEDVMAALSAGAISVSTTNQDVWLM; this comes from the coding sequence ATGAATCAGCAATTTTATGATGCGATGGAGGAAAGCCCTGTTATTGCGGCAGTGAAAGATTTTGAAGGATTAGAAAAATGCTGTAGGATTGAGGAGATCAGAGTTGTTTTTATTCTCTTTGGAGATGTATGCAATATTGATGAGATTGTGAGAAAAGTGAGGGAAAAAGGGAAAATAGCGATGGTTCATATTGATTTGATCAGTGGACTTGGCTCGAAAGAGATTGCAGTGGATTTTATAAAAAAGCATACAGAGGCAAATGGAATTATTTCTACAAAGCCATTGTTGGTTAAGAGGGCAAAGGAATTGGGGTTATATACCATATTACGCTTTTTTATCATTGATTCTATGGCATTTGAAAATATAAGCAAACAATGCCATCTGGTAAAAGCTGATTTTATAGAGATTTTGCCGGGGGTCATGCCTAAAATCATAAAGAAAATATGTAAGATGGGGAATATTCCGGTTATCGCCGGCGGTTTGGTGATGGACAAGGAAGATGTTATGGCGGCATTATCTGCAGGAGCAATATCTGTTTCTACTACAAACCAAGATGTTTGGTTGATGTAA
- a CDS encoding 6-phosphofructokinase, translated as MKNMIVGQSGGPTAVINGSLYGVVSEGFKHPESIEHVYGMINGIEGFLSNQIMDMHPLLKNGDLELIRTTPGSYLGSCRYKLPEDLNNPVYPELFQKFEDYNIGYFFYIGGNDSMDTVSKLSRYAAKIQSPIRVIGVPKTIDNDLVETDHTPGFGSAAKFVATTVREIAIDASVYDNKKSVTIVEIMGRHAGWLTAASALARKFEGDNPVLIYLPEVAFNQEDFLEKVKKALETTPNLVVCVSEGINDGNGTFICEFASDVGVDTFGHKMLTGSGKYLENLIKEKLGVKVRSVELNVSQRCSSSCLSKTDLDEADHSGAFAVNAALNGETGKMISFVRTNTSPYELSFSTADVNIICNQEKAVPLSWITKDGSDVTDEFIRYAAPLIQGSVDVPTENGLPLFAFRK; from the coding sequence ATGAAAAATATGATCGTCGGTCAGTCTGGAGGACCTACTGCAGTGATAAATGGAAGTCTGTATGGTGTTGTATCCGAAGGCTTCAAACATCCGGAATCGATAGAACATGTATATGGTATGATAAATGGAATTGAAGGTTTTCTAAGCAATCAGATTATGGACATGCACCCATTACTGAAAAACGGAGATTTAGAACTCATCCGAACTACCCCTGGTTCTTACCTTGGGTCTTGCCGCTACAAGCTGCCGGAAGATTTAAATAATCCAGTATATCCTGAACTATTTCAAAAATTTGAAGACTACAATATCGGTTATTTCTTTTATATTGGCGGAAATGACTCTATGGATACTGTCAGTAAGCTTTCTCGCTACGCAGCCAAGATTCAAAGTCCGATTCGTGTAATCGGTGTTCCTAAAACAATTGACAATGATTTGGTTGAGACTGATCACACACCTGGATTTGGCAGCGCCGCAAAATTTGTCGCGACTACAGTACGAGAAATCGCTATTGATGCCTCTGTATACGATAATAAAAAATCTGTAACAATTGTAGAAATCATGGGACGTCATGCCGGATGGCTGACTGCTGCAAGTGCTCTTGCAAGAAAATTTGAGGGAGATAATCCGGTGCTTATCTATCTTCCAGAAGTTGCATTTAATCAGGAAGATTTTCTCGAAAAAGTGAAAAAAGCTTTAGAGACAACCCCTAACCTTGTTGTATGTGTTTCCGAGGGAATCAATGATGGAAATGGTACTTTTATCTGTGAATTTGCAAGCGACGTGGGTGTTGATACCTTTGGCCATAAGATGCTTACAGGTTCCGGAAAATACCTGGAGAATCTCATAAAAGAAAAACTTGGTGTAAAAGTGCGTTCCGTAGAGCTGAATGTGAGTCAGCGCTGCTCTTCTTCCTGCCTTTCTAAGACAGATTTAGATGAAGCGGATCACTCCGGTGCTTTTGCCGTAAATGCAGCATTGAATGGGGAGACAGGAAAGATGATCTCTTTTGTGAGGACGAACACTTCCCCTTATGAACTTTCTTTTTCTACTGCGGATGTCAATATTATCTGTAATCAGGAAAAAGCTGTTCCTCTCTCTTGGATCACCAAAGATGGTTCCGATGTAACCGATGAGTTTATTCGTTATGCAGCCCCATTAATTCAAGGCTCTGTAGATGTTCCAACCGAAAATGGACTTCCGCTCTTTGCATTCCGTAAATAG
- a CDS encoding 6-phosphofructokinase: MKGNVIVGQSGGPTAAINSSLAGVYRTAKDRGAKKVYGMLHGIQGLLKERYIDLSEHITNELDVELLKRTPAAYLGSCRYKLPEIHENRDVYEKIFEILNKLEIEAFIYIGGNDSMDTIKKLSDYAIVTGQPTRFVGCPKTIDNDLALTDHTPGYGSAAKYIGTSVKEIIRDGFCLEYEKGVVTIVEIMGRNAGWLTGAAALAKGEDCPGPDLIYLPELAFDLEKFSTKIKKLMEKKMSVVVAVSEGIKLEDGRYVCELGTGVDFVDAFGHKQLTGTASYLANFVAGEVGCKTRAIELSTLQRAASHLASRVDILEAYQVGGAAVKAADEGDSGKMVVIERFSDDPYQSGTEVKDVHKIANGEKLVPRNWVNQEGTYVTEEFITYVKPLIQGDVSPVMVDGIPRHLYRPF, encoded by the coding sequence ATGAAGGGAAATGTAATTGTAGGACAATCGGGTGGACCTACCGCAGCAATCAATTCAAGTTTAGCGGGAGTGTATCGAACTGCAAAAGATCGTGGTGCAAAAAAAGTATATGGAATGCTTCATGGGATTCAGGGACTTTTAAAGGAGCGGTACATTGATTTATCAGAGCATATCACAAATGAGCTGGATGTGGAGCTGCTCAAACGGACGCCGGCTGCATATCTGGGGTCGTGTCGTTATAAGCTTCCAGAAATTCATGAAAACAGAGATGTTTATGAGAAAATTTTTGAAATACTCAACAAATTGGAAATTGAAGCGTTTATCTATATTGGAGGAAATGATTCAATGGACACTATTAAAAAATTGTCGGATTACGCAATTGTAACTGGGCAGCCAACGAGATTTGTCGGATGTCCAAAGACAATTGATAATGATCTTGCTTTGACGGATCATACACCTGGATATGGGAGTGCGGCAAAATATATTGGAACTTCAGTAAAAGAAATCATAAGAGACGGATTTTGCTTAGAATATGAAAAAGGTGTTGTTACCATAGTTGAGATTATGGGAAGAAATGCGGGATGGCTTACAGGGGCAGCGGCACTTGCAAAGGGAGAGGATTGTCCGGGACCTGATTTAATCTATCTTCCAGAGTTAGCATTTGATCTTGAAAAATTTAGTACAAAAATAAAAAAACTGATGGAAAAGAAGATGTCTGTTGTAGTAGCGGTTTCTGAGGGAATCAAGCTTGAGGATGGGCGTTATGTATGTGAGCTTGGAACAGGTGTTGATTTTGTAGATGCATTTGGGCATAAACAACTGACAGGAACAGCAAGCTATTTGGCAAACTTTGTTGCGGGCGAGGTAGGTTGTAAGACACGTGCGATTGAGTTGAGTACATTGCAAAGAGCAGCATCTCACCTTGCATCCCGTGTGGATATTTTGGAAGCATATCAGGTAGGTGGAGCAGCTGTAAAAGCAGCCGATGAAGGCGATTCAGGGAAAATGGTTGTCATTGAGCGATTTTCAGATGATCCATATCAAAGTGGAACGGAAGTAAAAGATGTACATAAAATAGCGAATGGAGAGAAATTAGTTCCAAGAAATTGGGTAAATCAAGAGGGAACATATGTTACAGAAGAGTTTATTACTTATGTAAAACCGTTGATTCAAGGGGATGTATCTCCTGTTATGGTAGATGGTATTCCAAGGCATTTGTATAGACCATTTTAA
- a CDS encoding transglycosylase domain-containing protein — protein MKVIGKIIKGLLVVAFLMIVCVSGIFIYKGYNMYKNAVEEMSIEDKVNEIRAKENYTKIEELPEIYLEAIISVEDHRFYEHWGVDVLATLRAAYNDIRAMSFVEGGSTITQQLAKNLYFTQEKKVERKVAEVFMAVELEKEYSKKDILELYVNSIYFGNNYYCVKDASMGYFGKEPGKMTEYESTLLAGIPNAPSVYALTANPDLAAQRQRQVLEKMIKYKYLTSEEAEKILE, from the coding sequence ATGAAAGTAATAGGAAAAATTATAAAAGGACTGCTTGTTGTAGCTTTTCTAATGATTGTATGTGTAAGTGGCATTTTTATTTACAAAGGCTACAACATGTACAAAAATGCGGTAGAGGAAATGAGTATCGAGGATAAGGTGAATGAAATAAGAGCGAAAGAGAATTATACAAAAATAGAAGAATTACCCGAGATATATCTTGAGGCTATTATTTCAGTGGAGGATCATCGATTTTATGAGCATTGGGGAGTGGATGTATTAGCTACTTTGAGAGCCGCGTATAATGATATTAGAGCAATGTCATTTGTGGAGGGTGGAAGTACGATTACACAGCAGCTTGCTAAAAATCTTTATTTTACCCAGGAAAAGAAAGTAGAAAGAAAAGTTGCGGAAGTTTTCATGGCAGTTGAATTGGAAAAAGAATATAGTAAAAAGGACATACTGGAATTATATGTGAATTCTATTTATTTTGGGAATAATTATTATTGTGTAAAAGATGCAAGTATGGGATATTTTGGGAAAGAGCCGGGAAAGATGACAGAATATGAGAGCACCTTGCTTGCCGGAATCCCGAATGCGCCGTCAGTGTATGCGCTGACGGCTAATCCGGATCTCGCAGCACAAAGGCAGAGACAAGTATTAGAAAAGATGATAAAATATAAATATCTGACATCAGAAGAAGCAGAAAAAATATTAGAGTAG
- a CDS encoding S8 family peptidase, with protein sequence MADQKIENLLNLALNATRREREKSLELDVGYSRDDKEWELIVKYSGTLNELREIGIQVVELSNEFAILTVPESLVERLADFPQIEYVEKPKRLFFQAANGRRVSCVPPVQNPPFSLFGSGVLVAIIDSGIDYTNPDFRNDDGTTRIRNLWDQTIMGNPPEGYLIGTEFTREQIDEAIKQPTVPMRMQIVPSVDVSGHGTSVAGIAAGNGRGSRGRIYRGVATQSELLVVKLGNPREEGFPRTTELMQAIDYVVRKALFYKQPVAINISFGNTYGSHDGTSLLERFIEDIANIWKSVICIGTGNEGRSAGHKAGIVRENEETVIQLAVQEQEPALNLQIWKAYYDIMDISFVSPSGERIGPIQEVLGTQRFSVGNTELLLYYGEPSPYSTAQEIYVDFLPKEVYINSGIWEIVLTPRKIISGNYAMWLPSENVLNPGTAFLFPTETGTLTIPSTASRTIGVGAYDALTFSYADFSGRGQRGAGRLSKPDIVAPGVNVTAPTTSGTYASFSGTSFATPFVTGGAALMMEWGIIKENDPYLYGEKVKAYMQRGARPLPGFTEYPNPQVGYGALCVRDSIPI encoded by the coding sequence ATGGCAGACCAAAAAATAGAGAATCTGTTAAATCTGGCATTGAATGCTACAAGACGAGAACGGGAAAAATCGCTGGAATTAGATGTTGGATATAGCAGAGATGACAAGGAATGGGAACTGATAGTGAAATATTCGGGGACATTGAATGAACTGCGGGAAATAGGAATTCAGGTGGTTGAATTGAGCAATGAATTTGCAATTTTAACAGTACCAGAGAGCTTGGTAGAACGTTTGGCTGATTTTCCACAGATTGAATATGTCGAAAAGCCGAAACGATTATTTTTTCAGGCAGCAAACGGGAGAAGAGTATCCTGTGTGCCACCAGTGCAGAACCCTCCATTTTCATTGTTTGGTTCAGGGGTTCTTGTTGCAATTATCGACTCAGGAATCGATTATACAAATCCGGATTTTCGCAATGACGACGGAACGACAAGAATACGTAATCTTTGGGATCAGACAATCATGGGAAATCCACCGGAAGGATATTTGATAGGGACAGAATTTACGAGAGAACAGATTGATGAAGCAATAAAGCAGCCGACAGTGCCGATGCGTATGCAAATTGTGCCGAGCGTGGATGTATCAGGTCATGGGACATCAGTAGCAGGAATTGCAGCTGGAAATGGAAGAGGAAGCAGAGGGAGAATTTATCGGGGAGTTGCGACACAGAGTGAACTTCTTGTGGTGAAACTTGGAAATCCGAGGGAAGAAGGATTCCCTCGCACAACAGAACTAATGCAGGCGATAGATTACGTAGTACGAAAAGCACTTTTTTATAAACAGCCGGTGGCAATTAATATCAGCTTTGGAAATACATATGGTTCTCATGACGGAACGAGCTTACTAGAACGATTTATAGAGGATATTGCGAATATATGGAAGAGTGTGATTTGTATTGGAACGGGAAATGAAGGAAGAAGTGCAGGGCACAAAGCTGGAATTGTCAGGGAAAATGAAGAAACGGTTATCCAGCTTGCAGTGCAGGAACAGGAACCCGCGCTAAATCTTCAAATTTGGAAAGCTTACTATGACATCATGGATATTTCTTTTGTATCACCGTCTGGGGAAAGAATAGGACCGATTCAGGAAGTGCTTGGAACACAGCGGTTTTCTGTGGGAAATACAGAACTTTTGCTCTATTATGGAGAACCAAGTCCATACAGTACTGCACAGGAAATTTATGTTGATTTTCTACCGAAAGAGGTATATATCAACAGTGGCATTTGGGAGATTGTGTTGACACCGAGAAAGATTATATCAGGAAATTATGCGATGTGGCTCCCGAGTGAAAATGTATTGAATCCGGGAACAGCATTTTTATTCCCGACGGAGACCGGAACACTCACGATACCATCTACAGCTTCGCGTACAATTGGTGTGGGGGCATACGATGCACTTACTTTTTCCTATGCGGATTTCTCAGGACGCGGACAAAGGGGGGCAGGGAGATTATCAAAACCGGATATTGTTGCGCCAGGTGTGAATGTTACAGCACCGACGACTAGTGGCACATATGCAAGCTTCAGTGGGACATCATTTGCCACACCGTTTGTAACCGGAGGAGCGGCGCTTATGATGGAGTGGGGAATCATTAAGGAAAATGATCCGTATTTATATGGAGAAAAGGTAAAGGCATATATGCAAAGGGGAGCGAGACCGCTGCCTGGATTCACAGAGTATCCGAATCCGCAGGTGGGATATGGAGCACTGTGCGTAAGAGACAGTATTCCGATATAA